The proteins below come from a single Natrinema sp. SYSU A 869 genomic window:
- a CDS encoding DUF456 domain-containing protein — MSDRSDEVTESRDRDPPATDDLLEETDHLLSESGADVGDASPESAGSSDPSVDADPLDAPTGLDRGPTGTAADEPADRSESDSSRSWLSPLTSRLSLGRYFSPKGYIALVGVLSAGLLAGETALPFAGRMIGMFAVAFTVGLLTSKRRYLEMGVAGVSVGGVAAVLTNVVIAAVGSGQTLIAVGATVGLLASVVGYYFGRDLRAGLSQDID, encoded by the coding sequence ATGAGTGACCGCTCGGACGAGGTGACCGAGAGCCGGGACCGAGACCCTCCCGCCACTGATGACCTCTTAGAGGAGACGGACCACCTACTCTCTGAATCGGGTGCCGACGTCGGCGACGCCTCGCCCGAGTCCGCTGGCTCATCCGATCCGTCCGTCGATGCCGATCCTCTGGATGCTCCGACCGGCCTCGATCGTGGACCCACCGGCACGGCCGCCGACGAACCGGCCGACCGGTCCGAGAGCGATTCATCGCGCTCGTGGCTCTCCCCGCTTACCTCACGGCTCTCGCTCGGGCGATATTTCTCGCCGAAAGGCTACATTGCGCTCGTGGGTGTGCTCAGCGCCGGCTTACTGGCCGGCGAGACCGCGCTGCCGTTCGCTGGTCGCATGATCGGCATGTTCGCCGTCGCCTTCACGGTCGGGCTCCTCACCTCGAAGCGGCGTTACCTCGAGATGGGCGTCGCCGGCGTCTCGGTCGGCGGCGTCGCGGCGGTTCTCACCAACGTCGTCATCGCCGCCGTCGGCTCCGGGCAAACGCTGATTGCCGTCGGCGCGACCGTTGGCCTCCTCGCGTCCGTCGTGGGCTACTACTTCGGTCGCGATCTCCGCGCCGGGCTCTCACAGGACATCGACTGA
- a CDS encoding PhzF family phenazine biosynthesis protein, whose protein sequence is METTRILQVDAFTDEPHTGNPAGVVPDADGLSADQMQAIAAEMAVSETAFLRSSETADHRIRYFTPTQEVDLCGHATIGTFAHLRDEGLEPGTTTLETNVGTLEIEVEEDGTVWMTQDEPTIREVDIGYDRVADALGVDRAALKGASDDIPLAVASTGLPFLITPITYLSDVGDAEPDMDAVDALTDNVDATGVYLFTFDALEAESTVHGRMFAPGAGVPEDPVTGTASGAVSAYLDRFGAFDDDLPEELRLEQGHYIDRPGIVRARLDDAVQVGGRGVTVLDGSIVVPETDEDEILEA, encoded by the coding sequence ATGGAGACGACTCGAATCTTACAGGTCGACGCGTTCACTGACGAACCACACACGGGGAACCCGGCGGGCGTCGTCCCGGACGCGGACGGTCTCTCGGCCGATCAGATGCAGGCGATCGCCGCCGAGATGGCCGTCAGCGAAACCGCTTTTCTCCGATCGAGCGAGACCGCTGACCATCGAATCCGCTACTTCACCCCGACACAGGAGGTCGACCTCTGTGGCCACGCGACGATCGGAACCTTCGCCCACCTCCGCGACGAGGGCCTCGAGCCCGGTACGACGACCCTCGAGACGAACGTCGGGACGCTCGAGATCGAGGTCGAGGAAGACGGCACGGTCTGGATGACACAGGACGAGCCGACGATTCGCGAGGTCGACATCGGCTATGACCGCGTGGCCGACGCGCTCGGCGTCGATCGGGCTGCGCTCAAGGGAGCGAGCGACGATATTCCGCTCGCGGTGGCCTCGACCGGCCTTCCGTTCCTGATCACCCCGATCACGTATCTCTCGGACGTCGGCGACGCCGAACCCGATATGGACGCAGTTGACGCGCTCACCGACAATGTCGACGCGACGGGCGTCTATCTCTTCACGTTCGATGCGCTCGAAGCCGAGTCGACGGTCCACGGACGGATGTTCGCGCCGGGGGCCGGCGTCCCGGAGGACCCCGTCACCGGCACCGCGAGCGGGGCCGTCAGCGCGTATCTCGATCGCTTCGGCGCGTTCGACGACGACTTGCCCGAGGAACTCCGACTCGAGCAGGGCCACTACATCGACCGGCCGGGGATCGTTCGCGCTCGCCTCGACGACGCGGTCCAGGTCGGCGGCCGCGGCGTGACCGTCCTCGACGGGTCGATCGTCGTTCCTGAGACCGACGAGGACGAAATCCTCGAGGCCTGA
- a CDS encoding alpha/beta hydrolase: protein MAPRRRTVLAAVSAATASAAAGCTDMLANITGDESDPEDQRDATTAFIEDLANDQFDAASDRFVADERERRGDPGRLERFWMGYGAVSGSFEKIVDTATRTGNNATAVDVTLSFARGEHDCRVVIDRQSRLVDCGVADEYERPAYVDSSAVATEDVTLAVEGCSLSGTVTTPADDGGDAPAVVLVHDSGPVTQDTARGGTQAFTDLAEGLATQGIATLRYDKRLPACEVSPGEYTLDGVTVDDALVAIEELRGAEGVDSDRIVVVGHGLGGRAAPRIAARDGDLAGVVGLAAPARPFHELTLAQLEHKVSIGDHEWADLVNVYETWTDEIESIRSDEYDADETLLNKPGAFWDSLAAYDHLETVTELDAPLLFLQGTRDFQVSVADDLEQWQSELEGRSDTTFDTYDGLNHLFMPGKGPSVEFAYAVQNNVAADVVDDLTGWIDEL, encoded by the coding sequence ATGGCACCCCGACGACGGACCGTACTGGCGGCTGTATCGGCGGCAACGGCGTCGGCAGCGGCCGGCTGTACCGATATGCTCGCCAACATAACGGGAGACGAAAGTGATCCGGAGGACCAGCGCGACGCGACAACGGCGTTCATCGAGGACCTCGCGAACGATCAGTTCGACGCGGCCAGCGATCGATTCGTCGCGGACGAACGAGAGCGACGCGGCGACCCCGGCCGTCTCGAGCGGTTCTGGATGGGGTACGGCGCGGTCAGTGGGAGTTTCGAGAAGATCGTCGATACGGCCACGAGAACTGGAAATAACGCTACCGCGGTCGACGTGACGCTCTCATTTGCCCGCGGCGAACACGACTGTCGCGTCGTCATCGACAGGCAGTCGCGACTCGTCGACTGCGGCGTCGCCGACGAGTACGAACGGCCGGCGTACGTCGACTCGAGCGCGGTCGCCACCGAGGACGTCACCCTCGCGGTCGAGGGCTGTTCGCTCTCCGGCACCGTCACGACGCCCGCGGACGATGGCGGCGACGCTCCCGCGGTCGTCCTCGTCCACGACTCCGGGCCAGTGACCCAGGATACCGCCCGCGGCGGGACGCAGGCGTTTACGGATCTAGCCGAGGGACTCGCGACGCAAGGCATCGCGACTCTCAGGTATGATAAGCGATTGCCCGCATGTGAGGTCTCCCCCGGCGAATACACGCTCGATGGCGTCACCGTCGACGACGCACTGGTCGCGATCGAGGAGCTTCGGGGGGCCGAGGGCGTCGATTCGGATCGGATCGTCGTCGTCGGCCACGGCCTCGGCGGCCGAGCGGCACCGAGAATCGCCGCTCGAGACGGCGATCTCGCGGGCGTCGTCGGTCTCGCCGCGCCGGCGCGTCCGTTTCACGAACTGACCCTCGCACAACTCGAGCACAAGGTATCCATCGGCGACCACGAGTGGGCGGACCTGGTGAACGTCTACGAGACATGGACTGACGAGATCGAATCGATTCGATCGGACGAATACGATGCGGACGAAACGCTTCTGAACAAGCCCGGCGCGTTCTGGGACAGTCTCGCGGCGTACGACCACCTCGAGACTGTGACGGAACTCGACGCGCCGCTCTTGTTCCTGCAGGGGACTCGCGACTTTCAGGTTAGCGTCGCTGACGACCTCGAGCAGTGGCAGTCCGAACTCGAGGGGCGGTCAGACACGACATTCGACACCTACGACGGGCTCAACCACCTGTTCATGCCGGGCAAGGGGCCGTCGGTGGAGTTCGCGTACGCCGTCCAAAACAACGTCGCCGCGGACGTCGTCGACGATCTCACTGGCTGGATCGACGAGCTCTGA
- the ppsA gene encoding phosphoenolpyruvate synthase produces MAVLWLDEISAGDLETVGGKGASLGELTGAGLPVPPGFVVTAGTYRSFIEEAEIDEELFAAVDVDVDDSAALADAADRAQELILETPFPDELRAEILESYGEVGNGEAFVAVRSSATAEDLPDASFAGQQETFLNVTEENLLDRVRECWASLFTQRAIYYRQEQGFDHSAVNIAVVVQQMVDAEKSGVMFTSHPSTGDPTMIIEAAWGLGEAVVSGAVSPDNYVIDREDRSMDVTVAEKKVMHEKDEATGQTVEREVPEDKRNARVISDDEIDDLMDLGERVEDHYDEPQDVEWAIVDGDVYMLQSRPITTIDEGTDDATDATGTVDATKGLTDGSGSVQTAEGGSSSADTDSSGSGTGDVIVDGLGSSPGTVSGPAKIVTKLDDLAKVSEGDIIVTEMTMPDMVPAMKRASGIITDEGGMTSHAAIVSRELGVPAIVGTTNATTVLEDGQVVTLDGDKGSVLEGSEVEPEEETEPVEEVRPQSPVKPMTATEVKVNVSIPEAAERAAATGADGVGLLRTEHMILSLNQTPEKFIEENGVDDYITELVEGIRGVADEFYPRPVRVRTLDAPSDEFRQLEGGENEPEEHNPMLGYRGIRRSLDRTDVFAHELEAFHRLYEMGYDNVEIMFPLVNDAEDIYQAKECMKEAGIDPEKRKWGAMIETPASALSVEEMAKAGIDFASFGTNDLTQYTLAVDRNNEHVADRFDELHPAVLRLIGDVIETCREHDVDTSICGQAGSKPEMVQFLAKEGITSISANIDAVRDVQHEVKRVEQKLLLDSVR; encoded by the coding sequence ATGGCTGTACTCTGGCTGGACGAGATCAGTGCCGGCGACCTCGAGACGGTCGGCGGTAAAGGTGCCTCCCTGGGCGAGCTGACGGGCGCGGGGCTGCCCGTCCCACCGGGATTCGTCGTAACCGCCGGGACCTATCGATCGTTTATCGAAGAGGCTGAAATCGACGAGGAGCTGTTCGCGGCCGTCGACGTCGATGTCGACGACTCGGCTGCGCTGGCCGACGCCGCGGACCGCGCACAAGAACTCATCCTCGAGACGCCGTTCCCCGACGAGCTTCGGGCGGAGATCCTCGAGAGCTACGGCGAGGTCGGCAACGGTGAGGCGTTCGTCGCCGTTCGATCCTCGGCGACGGCCGAGGACCTGCCCGACGCCTCCTTCGCGGGCCAACAGGAGACGTTCCTCAACGTCACCGAGGAAAACCTGCTCGACCGCGTTCGGGAGTGTTGGGCCTCGCTGTTTACCCAGCGGGCGATCTACTACCGCCAGGAGCAGGGGTTCGATCACTCGGCGGTCAACATCGCGGTCGTCGTCCAGCAGATGGTCGACGCCGAGAAGTCAGGTGTAATGTTCACGAGCCACCCCTCGACGGGCGATCCCACGATGATCATCGAGGCCGCATGGGGACTAGGCGAAGCCGTCGTCTCCGGTGCCGTCTCGCCGGATAACTACGTCATCGATCGCGAGGACCGCTCGATGGACGTGACCGTCGCCGAGAAGAAGGTGATGCACGAGAAAGACGAGGCGACCGGCCAGACCGTCGAGCGCGAGGTCCCCGAAGACAAGCGCAACGCACGGGTCATCTCCGACGACGAGATCGACGATCTCATGGACCTCGGCGAGCGCGTCGAGGACCACTACGACGAACCGCAGGACGTCGAGTGGGCCATCGTCGATGGTGATGTCTACATGCTCCAGTCCCGGCCGATCACGACGATCGACGAGGGCACCGACGATGCCACGGACGCCACCGGCACCGTTGACGCCACAAAGGGCCTAACTGACGGCAGCGGAAGCGTCCAGACCGCCGAAGGCGGCAGTAGCAGCGCCGATACTGACTCGAGTGGGTCGGGCACCGGGGACGTCATCGTCGACGGCCTGGGCTCGAGCCCGGGGACGGTCAGCGGCCCTGCGAAGATCGTCACCAAGCTCGATGACCTGGCCAAGGTCAGTGAGGGAGACATCATCGTTACCGAGATGACGATGCCCGACATGGTGCCCGCGATGAAGCGGGCCTCGGGGATCATCACCGATGAGGGCGGCATGACCAGCCACGCCGCCATCGTCTCCCGCGAACTGGGCGTCCCCGCCATCGTCGGCACGACCAACGCCACGACCGTCTTGGAGGACGGCCAGGTCGTCACGCTCGACGGCGACAAGGGCTCCGTCCTTGAGGGGAGCGAAGTCGAGCCAGAAGAGGAGACCGAACCTGTCGAGGAGGTCCGACCGCAGTCGCCGGTCAAGCCGATGACCGCGACGGAAGTCAAGGTCAACGTCTCCATTCCCGAAGCCGCCGAACGCGCGGCCGCGACGGGTGCCGACGGCGTTGGCCTGCTCCGGACCGAGCACATGATCCTCTCGCTGAACCAGACGCCAGAGAAGTTCATCGAGGAAAACGGCGTGGACGACTACATCACGGAACTCGTCGAGGGCATCCGCGGCGTCGCCGACGAGTTCTACCCGCGGCCCGTTCGCGTCCGCACCCTCGACGCCCCGAGCGACGAGTTCCGCCAGCTCGAGGGCGGCGAAAACGAACCCGAGGAGCACAACCCGATGCTCGGCTACCGAGGGATCCGCCGCTCGCTCGATCGCACTGACGTTTTCGCCCACGAACTCGAGGCGTTCCACCGGCTCTACGAGATGGGCTACGACAACGTCGAGATCATGTTCCCGCTGGTCAACGATGCCGAGGACATCTATCAGGCCAAAGAGTGCATGAAAGAGGCGGGCATCGACCCCGAGAAGCGAAAGTGGGGGGCGATGATCGAGACGCCGGCCTCGGCGCTGTCGGTCGAGGAAATGGCCAAAGCGGGCATCGACTTCGCCTCCTTCGGGACCAACGACCTGACCCAGTACACGCTCGCGGTCGACCGCAACAACGAGCACGTCGCCGACCGCTTCGACGAACTCCACCCCGCCGTTCTGCGTCTGATCGGTGACGTCATCGAAACCTGCCGCGAACACGACGTCGACACGAGTATCTGCGGACAGGCCGGCTCCAAACCCGAGATGGTCCAGTTCCTCGCCAAGGAAGGGATCACGTCGATCTCGGCGAACATCGACGCCGTCCGCGACGTCCAACACGAGGTCAAACGCGTCGAGCAGAAGCTCCTCCTCGACTCGGTCAGATAA
- a CDS encoding metalloregulator ArsR/SmtB family transcription factor, translating into MDSAALLDLLGNENRRRILRLLARKPCYVTEISEYLGVSPKAVIEHLRKLEEAGLIESRVDDQRRKYFHIARNVRLEVTVSPYGFASKSAYPANNTFDITTCRHLSLDVSWDDTDDLNDLLIALEDLERLENELSLAQRWVQGRLCDVLDDISDTVGAGPESRIYADLLASVRAEPKSVGKLSEDIDAPREVVAELLEVMADNGVVRRTERGWELTTNA; encoded by the coding sequence ATGGACTCCGCCGCGTTGTTGGATTTACTCGGGAACGAAAACCGAAGACGGATCCTTCGGTTGCTCGCCCGCAAACCCTGTTACGTGACCGAAATCTCGGAATACCTCGGCGTGAGTCCCAAGGCTGTTATCGAACACCTCCGGAAACTCGAGGAGGCGGGGCTGATCGAGAGCCGTGTCGACGACCAGCGGCGAAAATACTTCCATATCGCCCGGAACGTCCGTCTCGAGGTGACCGTCTCACCCTATGGCTTTGCGAGCAAGAGCGCCTATCCGGCGAACAACACATTCGATATCACGACCTGTCGACACCTCTCGCTCGATGTCTCCTGGGACGACACCGACGATCTCAACGACCTGCTTATCGCCTTAGAAGATCTCGAACGGCTCGAGAACGAACTCTCGCTGGCCCAGCGATGGGTTCAGGGGCGGCTCTGTGACGTGCTCGATGATATTTCCGATACCGTCGGTGCTGGCCCGGAGAGCCGGATCTACGCCGACTTGCTCGCGAGCGTCCGTGCCGAGCCGAAATCGGTCGGCAAACTCAGCGAGGATATCGACGCGCCCCGCGAGGTCGTCGCCGAGTTGCTCGAGGTAATGGCCGACAACGGAGTCGTGCGTCGGACCGAGCGCGGCTGGGAACTGACGACGAACGCGTGA